Genomic window (Streptomyces liliiviolaceus):
CCGCCGAGCTCCAGGTCGAGTGCATAAGGATCCGAACAAGCGAAATCGCAACTGCTCCCCCTGTGGCAGGGTTCCGCCCGTAGTGAGACCCCGACAGCGTCACGAACCTGTGAACGTGTGTTCGCTCGTCGCTTTCAACCGGCGGCTTCAGCCCAGTAGTCCTTGAGCATCTGGCCTGGCCAACCGGGCTCGCGAACTTCGCCGCGCGGTCCCATCTCCGCGAAGAAGGGGGCAAGGTCGTAGATCGGTGTTCCGTCGACCGCGTCAAGGTCGCTCACGTGCAGGTCCAGGCTGTCGACCTTCAACAGCCGCGGGAAACTGGTCGCGAGCTGGTTAGGGCGCCGGTGATTCCTGTGTACGAACGTGCCCGAGGGCTCCCAACGGGAATCGCCTCGCGGGCTCCGCGCGTGCAGGGCAACGTCCTCCGGCGACGCCTGACTGAAGTGCCAGGTCACCACCAGAACGTCCTCCGGCGACGCCTGACTGAAGTGCCAGGTCACCACCAGATGGGAAAACTCTTCGAGGCCCTTACAACGGCTAACACAAAGAGGTGGATCGGTGCTGGTGGCCGTGTCCGGCACGGGAGATAAGTGTTCGATCCGGTGTGGGGATGTCGCCGTGGATCGTGTCGGATGAGCTGTGGGACCTCCTGGAGCCGCTGTTGCCGAAGCGTCAGCGCAGGTTCCGGTATCCCGGCCGCAAGCCGTTGCCGGACCGGGAAGTGCTGTGCGGGATCTTGTACGTGCTGCACACCGGGATCCAGTGGGAATACCTACCCCAGGAGCTGGGCTTCGGGTCGGGCATGACGTGCTGGCGACGGCTGAGGGACTGGAATGAGGCCGGTGTGTGGCAGCGGCTGCACGAGGTTCTGCTCGCCGAGCTGAACGCGGCCTCCCGGCTGGACTGGTCCCGCTGCGTAGTCGACTCCTCCCACGTCAGAGCCTTAAAAGGGGGCAGCACACGGGTCCCTCGCCGGTCGACAGGGGCAGGGCAGGCTCGAAGCACCACGTGATCACCGACGGGCACGGCACCCCGCTCGCGGTTCTGCTGACCGGAGGTCACCGTAACGACGTCACCCAGCTGCTGCCCCTGCTCGATGCGATCCCACCTGTCCGCGGCCGAGTCGGCCGACCACGCCGCAGACCTGACTCGCTCTTCGCGGACCGTGGCTACGACCATGACATCTACCGCGACCAGGTCCGCGCCCGCGGCATCGTGCCGGCCATCGCCCGTCGAGGCACACGACACGGCACCGGACTGGGCACCTATCGGTGGGTGGTCGAGCGTACCTTCGCCTGGCTCCACGGCTTCCGGCGTCTGCGCATCCGCTGGGAACGCAGGGCCGACATACACGAAGCGTTCCTCAAACTCGCCTGCTGCCTCATCACCCACCGACAACTCGGCTCATTGCGTTAGCCGTTGTTAACAACGTCGATTGGGAACTTCAAGTCAAGGCGGATGATGGATTCGATGCCGCCCCAGTAGTCGTCCGTGATCTCTGTGCGGCCGCCGATCACGGTGCCGATGGGCTCGATCTGCAACGTCATGGTGCTCCCTCTCATCCAGCCTGACTCGATTCTTCGAGGTGGTAGACGCTGTTGACGGCGTGGCCCGCGCCTTCATCCCTCAATATCGCGAACTAGAAGATCACCGCCCACAACCTTCAGGCCAGCCCGAACACCGACAGGATTGCCGTCAAGGCGCCGCTCGACGAACGCAGCGGGCGGTACCTGTGTGCGCCGGAGTCTCAAACCGCAGACGCCATCTGCAACCAGCCCGAGACCGTCGGCACGAATGCCCCACTCTCTAAGATTTCCATCGACGGGCATCCGTTCAAGGATGCAACCTCTTCACCATGACCGCGTATACCGGAGAGTCGGCGAACGGCCTCTGCTCGCCGACCTTTTCGTAGCCCCATGTTTCGTACAGATTTTGGACCTTTGGGTGAGTCACGTCGACCAGGAGCACGGCAAGATCCTCGCCGCACTCATTCAACAGGGCTTCGTGCAGACGATCCGAGATGCCTTGCTTCCGCCACTGCGGGCGCACCATGACCTCGGAGACGGCGTAGGTCTCGGTGTAGCCGTTGTTCGGCTCGAATTCGGTGGAGCGCCACCATTCACGCCCCGGCTGAAGCGGGGCGCCGTACGCGAAGCCGGCCGGCTCCTCTCCGTCAAAGGCTACGACGCAGGTGAAGCCGTCCATTTCTGACCAATGGTCAACGAACCAGGGGAACCGCTGGTTGAACTCGTCGTCCATTGCGTCGGCATACGCATCGGCGTGCACATCTATCAGCATCTGTTTGAAGCCTTCCGGAAGGCTTCCCTTGCCGTAATACCGCAGGTCGATCACCCTGGTCACGCTTGACTCCATTCATTTCTCATACGGTCTACCCAATCGCGGGCGTACGTCGTGGACGGCGCCAGCCGGAACAGGTCTCTGTGAAAGTCTCCGATCAAGGTGCGTAGTCGTCCAGGCAGCGGAGCACCATCCATGATTGTGAAAATGGCGGCTGCGGTTATCGTGGCCTGTTCTGGCTCTCCCTGCCAGAGTTGTGCCTGCGCGAGCTGACACGTGGCTAGGGCGCGGTTGCGCTGGAAATCAGACGGGATCTCCGCCAGGGCACGATGCGCCATCGCCTCTGCTTCGGCGGACCGCCCGTTGTTGTTGAGGATGATCGCGGCGAGATGATTGAGTTCTGCTGGTCCGTAGAACGCGGTCCACCGGGGTCTCTCGTCGTCGTCCGCCTTCCGAAGGGTTTCCTGTGCGGTGCCCAGGGCTCTCTTGGCGGCCCGCGGGTCCCCCAGGGTGGAGTGAGCCAGGGCGAGACGGACGCGGCCCATGGAAGCAAAGAACGGGTCGCGACGGGCGGCTTGGGAAGCGACAGCTGCCTGTGCTGCTGCGAGCTGTTCTGTTCCGCTCTTCCGCTGGTAGGCGAGCATGGCCATGTTGATCCACACGCGCATCGCCGTGGCCGGGTCCTGAGAGAGGCCGGCGAACGTGGTCGACTCGTACAGATGCCTCTGGGCTGTATCTAGGTCGCGCAGGTCAATGCAGGACCAGGCCGCGATGGTGGTGTACTCCGCCGCGAGTGCATACAGGGCGCGGCGCACACGCTCACTGGCGTTCCGCTGCTGGAGCTCCAAAACCTTGGCGCGGCCTTCAAGGGCCGCACTTGCCAAAGATATGTGACCACCTTGCCGGTCATCGGCCTTCACGAGGTCGTTCATGCCGGCCGCCGCGCGGGTTACGTCTGCCATGCCCACTGACCGACGCTGTCTAACGATGGGGGCAGCGGCGGCTGCCGTTCCGGTAGTAGAAAGCATGAAGTCGCGACGCCGCACTGGATCCTCCGGGGGGTGCTGCATGGAGCTGGGTGCGCTGAACCCCAAGTCAGCCACGCAGCAGCCGAACACACGCTCAAGTGCAGCGCAAGTGCGGCCGATTGGGCGTCGACTCGACCCGTTGAGCAGGTTACGGACTGTCCGCGAGGAGATCTCCCCCGGTCGGCCGGTGATCTCTAGTAGCGCGGCGTTGAGCTGAGCGGCCAACTCGTCCTGTGTGAGGCCGAGTTGATCCATCCGACTCTGAAGGATGAGATTCGCTCCCATGTACCGAACGTAGCGCCACCGTCACCACGTCACCTAAGCCTCGGGTAATAGGAACGTAAAGTCTTCCGGTTGAGGCAATGCACGAAACCAGAACCCTTCCTGTTGCCCGCTGCTGATGAGCCGTTGACTGGATATCAGCCGCCGCATCAGGTTCGACATGGCGGCATGGAGGAGATCCCAGCCCTGCCTCCCCCGTCAGAGACGGGACCCCACGTCGGAGGGAATGGCCTCGTGCCCATGACCGTCGCAAAACCGAACAAAATGTGGAAACAGAGGCCTCCCGTGAAGCTGCAGCTGACACGCATCCCACTCCCCGTCCACCCTGTGGGTGTACGCACGGGCCCTCACGCCTCGTTCCAGTACATCCCGCGCAGAGGCTTCGACGTAGCCATCGAGCGCAGTGCCGGCTCCAGGGACGGCTCCGTCGATCCTGCGGATGCGGTATGGGTGGGGAACCTGCGTCGCACTGTCCGGCGCGGACTCGACCGATCAGGACTACCTGATCTCGTCGAGAACGCCGAACTGCTCGTGTCCGAGCTGGTCACCAACGCGTTCAGACACGGACGCGGCGACATCCGCGTACGCATGCTCTTCGAGCACGGCCGGATGCGGCTCGAAGTGCGGGACGGCTCGCACGAATTCCCCGAACTGCGCACCGCTGGCGCCTTGGAGGAGGCCGGTCGCGGCCTGTTCATCGTCCGGGCTCTGGCCGATGACTGGGGCGTCAGCGCCGACGGCACCACGACCTGGTGCTCCCTCAACTTGTACCCGCTCAGCCGTACCCCATAGACGCCGTCGGGTTACAGCCGTCGGACCCTGCTCCCCGCACGGATCAGGTTCACGTCTGGCTGTGGCCCGGCGGCCCCATCCCCGTCTGTCTGCTTCGAGGAAGCAACCTTCATGACCAGACCACAACCCTCCCGCCCGGACCTCAGCGTGAGCTTCCTGCAATGCATGTGGCGGGTACAGGAGACCGAAGCCTGCACCCCTCGAACGGACGCTGCGATCCGTGTGATCAGTGGCATATACGCAGAGCACACGCACCTCCTGCGCAGCACGCTGGCGGAGCACGGCTGGCCGGGCTATCGCCTCGTGGGCGAGCAGGGGTCAAAGGCTGCCTGGCAGATCGCTACACACTGCGGGGACGGCGCGTTGCAGGCCCGTGCGCTCGAACTGCTCGGGCGGGCAGTACGCCAACAGGACGCCGACCCCCAGCATTACGCCCTGCTCGATGACCGCCTGTGTCTGTACCGGAACGAGCCGCAGCGGTACGGGACGCTCTACATCCCGACCGCGAGCGGCGACCTGACGATCTACCGCGTCCGGGATCCCCAGCGGCTCGACGACCGCCGTCACGCCGTGGGCCTGGAACCGCACGCCGAGTACGCGCAACGACTCAGAGCCGACGTGCTGCCCCTCGACGTGACAGCGCCCTCCGGCTGACCCCCTGAACGCCGCCGAGCCGCAGCCACACCACCCGCCCATCCCCGTGCGGGTTCCCGCCGGCTGCTGCTCGGCGGCTCCCCTCCCATCCCTTCTTGAGGACTCCACCCTCCATGGCTTTACCTACCCGCTGTCCGCAGAGATCCGGCACGCGTCCGTTTCCGCGGAGGTGCCACCGTGTCCACCCGTGACATGCCCCTGATCGACCACGCCGCCGGCCGTGATGAGGCGCTGTATCCGGTTTTCGAGGAACTCAAGCTCGGCCGCTACCGGCTCGTGAGGGAAGTACTGGCCGCCACGGGCCACGACTGGCAGCTGCGGACGTTCCGCAGCCAGGTCATCGCCCTGTACGCCGCCCGTACTCCGGCGATCGACTACTGGTACCGGGAAGAGCCCCACACCGCGGACGCCCTGCTGATGTGGGCCCGCGTCCTGACGCAGCGCGTGTTCGCTCTCCAGCTTCCCCACAGCGACCCCGCGGTGCTGGCCGCAGCCGAGCAGGCCCGCCACGCCTGCCACGCCGCCATCCGTGCGTGCCCGAAGTGCCCGGCGGCGCGGGTTTGCCTGCTCGCGCTGGCGCAGTTCGACGCCGATCCGCGCTACCGGCAGAACCAGCACGATCACTGGGCGCCGGGCGCTGACAACCTTCTTGAGGGTCCGTGGCCGCTGTTCTGGGCGGTGCGACAGCGGGACCCGGAGAACC
Coding sequences:
- a CDS encoding TrmO family methyltransferase domain-containing protein; the encoded protein is MPDTATSTDPPLCVSRCKGLEEFSHLVVTWHFSQASPEDVLVVTWHFSQASPEDVALHARSPRGDSRWEPSGTFVHRNHRRPNQLATSFPRLLKVDSLDLHVSDLDAVDGTPIYDLAPFFAEMGPRGEVREPGWPGQMLKDYWAEAAG
- a CDS encoding IS5 family transposase (programmed frameshift) — its product is MSPWIVSDELWDLLEPLLPKRQRRFRYPGRKPLPDREVLCGILYVLHTGIQWEYLPQELGFGSGMTCWRRLRDWNEAGVWQRLHEVLLAELNAASRLDWSRCVVDSPRQSLKRGQHTGPSPVDRGRAGSKHHVITDGHGTPLAVLLTGGHRNDVTQLLPLLDAIPPVRGRVGRPRRRPDSLFADRGYDHDIYRDQVRARGIVPAIARRGTRHGTGLGTYRWVVERTFAWLHGFRRLRIRWERRADIHEAFLKLACCLITHRQLGSLR
- a CDS encoding GNAT family N-acetyltransferase, producing the protein MTRVIDLRYYGKGSLPEGFKQMLIDVHADAYADAMDDEFNQRFPWFVDHWSEMDGFTCVVAFDGEEPAGFAYGAPLQPGREWWRSTEFEPNNGYTETYAVSEVMVRPQWRKQGISDRLHEALLNECGEDLAVLLVDVTHPKVQNLYETWGYEKVGEQRPFADSPVYAVMVKRLHP
- a CDS encoding XRE family transcriptional regulator — its product is MADVTRAAAGMNDLVKADDRQGGHISLASAALEGRAKVLELQQRNASERVRRALYALAAEYTTIAAWSCIDLRDLDTAQRHLYESTTFAGLSQDPATAMRVWINMAMLAYQRKSGTEQLAAAQAAVASQAARRDPFFASMGRVRLALAHSTLGDPRAAKRALGTAQETLRKADDDERPRWTAFYGPAELNHLAAIILNNNGRSAEAEAMAHRALAEIPSDFQRNRALATCQLAQAQLWQGEPEQATITAAAIFTIMDGAPLPGRLRTLIGDFHRDLFRLAPSTTYARDWVDRMRNEWSQA
- a CDS encoding ATP-binding protein, producing MGVRTGPHASFQYIPRRGFDVAIERSAGSRDGSVDPADAVWVGNLRRTVRRGLDRSGLPDLVENAELLVSELVTNAFRHGRGDIRVRMLFEHGRMRLEVRDGSHEFPELRTAGALEEAGRGLFIVRALADDWGVSADGTTTWCSLNLYPLSRTP
- a CDS encoding DUF6624 domain-containing protein, whose protein sequence is MWRVQETEACTPRTDAAIRVISGIYAEHTHLLRSTLAEHGWPGYRLVGEQGSKAAWQIATHCGDGALQARALELLGRAVRQQDADPQHYALLDDRLCLYRNEPQRYGTLYIPTASGDLTIYRVRDPQRLDDRRHAVGLEPHAEYAQRLRADVLPLDVTAPSG